In Saimiri boliviensis isolate mSaiBol1 chromosome 12, mSaiBol1.pri, whole genome shotgun sequence, one genomic interval encodes:
- the MSRB1 gene encoding methionine-R-sulfoxide reductase B1 isoform X2 produces the protein MSFCSFFGGEVFQNHFEPGIYVCAKCGYELFSSRSKYAHSSPWPAFTETIHADSVAKRPEHNRSEALKAKKLLRPRGTRRAAHTYPGWPPH, from the exons ATGTCGTTCTGCAGCTTCTTCGGGGGCGAGGTTTTCCAGAATCACTTTGAGCCGG GCATTTACGTTTGTGCCAAGTGTGGCTATGAGCTGTTCTCCAGCCGCTCAAAGTACGCACACTCATCCCCATGGCCGGCGTTCACTGAGACCATTCACGCCGACAGCGTGGCCAAGCGTCCGGAGCACAATCGATCTGAAGCCTTGAAG gCAAAGAAACTTCTGCGTCCCAGGGGCACTAGGCGGGCAGCCCATACCTACCCCGGATGGCCACCGCACTGA
- the MSRB1 gene encoding methionine-R-sulfoxide reductase B1 isoform X1: MSFCSFFGGEVFQNHFEPGIYVCAKCGYELFSSRSKYAHSSPWPAFTETIHADSVAKRPEHNRSEALKVSCGKCGNGLGHEFLNDGPKPGQSRFUIFSSSLKFVPKGKETSASQGH; this comes from the exons ATGTCGTTCTGCAGCTTCTTCGGGGGCGAGGTTTTCCAGAATCACTTTGAGCCGG GCATTTACGTTTGTGCCAAGTGTGGCTATGAGCTGTTCTCCAGCCGCTCAAAGTACGCACACTCATCCCCATGGCCGGCGTTCACTGAGACCATTCACGCCGACAGCGTGGCCAAGCGTCCGGAGCACAATCGATCTGAAGCCTTGAAG GTGTCCTGTGGCAAGTGTGGCAACGGGTTGGGCCATGAGTTCCTGAACGACGGCCCCAAGCCGGGGCAGTCCCGATTCTGAATATTCAGTAGCTCGCTGAAGTTTGTCCCTAAAG gCAAAGAAACTTCTGCGTCCCAGGGGCACTAG